The following is a genomic window from Neoarius graeffei isolate fNeoGra1 chromosome 16, fNeoGra1.pri, whole genome shotgun sequence.
TCAGTAGTTGAATCTGTATTAATTGCTACAAATTCTGCCATTTTGGCTCTAAATTCTGTGTCAAATTCTGAATTCCGAAGAAGGGACGTGTTAAATTGCCATCTTCTAGATTTTCCCCCTGAAGTCTCACAGTGGAATGTTGATATTATTGGATTGTGATCAGATAAAATGGCTGGTTCTCTAACTATAGACAGAAACATTGGTCTCAGTTCACTAGAGCACAGCATGTAATCAATGCGGGAATGAGTTAGGTGACGAGTGGAGAAGAACGTGTAGTCTCTGCTAGTTGGGTTATGGAGTCTCCAAATGTCTGTTAAGTGCAGACTTTCCAATGTTGTTTTAAACATCTCTGACACCTGTTGTTGAGCTTTTGTGTAGTTAACACCTGATCTGTCTTGTTTTAAGTCCAGCACTGCATTCATATCTCCCCCAACAATTAAAGAATATTCACTAACTGAGAGTGCAAGCAATTCATGAGTTAACCTTGGAAAAAAAGTTTCATCAAACATGGCTGGTGCATACACAGACACAAAAGCTATTTTCCTATCCCCTATGGTGGTGCAGATATAGGATATTATTCCAGTTATGTCTTTATTGCACTTATCTATGGTGAGACCGCATTTCCGTGATATCAGTATAATGGAGCCCTTGGTTTTAGTATTGTCGCTAAATGAAGCCGCCACTTTGCAATGTTTATTTTGTAGGCGATTCACATCTTTCTGGCGCAGATGTGTTTCTTGTATAAGCGCTATGTCTATGCGCTTTCTTTTTAGAAAATCCAAAAATTTGTGTCGTTTGATTGGGCCATTGAGACCTCTAATATTAACCGACATAACAGAAAGTTCAGCCATTTTCCAAATGTTGCTGTAGATTGAAATGTTCTCCACCTGACTTCTCTACTAAAAGGATTCTCTTGCCAGACTGTATAACTGTAAAAGTAAGCAAGGTGTGATAAAAACATAAAATACAAAATCCCCCTTTCCTCCTGAGACCGCAAAACCCCTCACACAAGTATAAGATACGTGGCCACATCAAACGCAGTTTGCGCTAATCCCAGCCCGCCCCTCCCTCCACCACgtaacaggggaaaaaaaacacaggtCCTGTGGTTTCCAAATGTTAAACAAGCAGTTAGGTAACAATCTCAGCTATTTAAATTTCAAAAGCAGACCTACTACTAATAATAGTGACAGTGTTAAACCCTCTATGAGGAGTAACTGAAGTGAAAAAAGTCTGGTGGCAGAACATAGCCTATTGATCGCCATTTACTTGCAATTATGTCCATTCAGCTCGGAACGTTATTATTGCGTCTGTACTTACATAATCCtctcaagtctcatctcatctcattatctctagccgctttatccttctacagggtcgcaggcaagctggagcccatcccagctgactacgggcgaaaggcggggcacaccctggacaagtcgccagctcatcacagggccgacacatagacacagacaaccattcacactcacattcacacctacggtcaatttagagtcaccagttaacctaacctgcatgtctttggactgtgggggaaaccggagcacccggaggaaacccacacggacacggggagaacctgcaaactccacacagaaaggccctcgccggccccggggctcgaacccaggaccttcttgctgtgaggcgacagcgctaaccactacaccaccgtgccgccctcctctcAAGTCACTTCACCAAAAAAGTTCAGTTCTCATTCCACACTCGGTGAGCCTGGTCGAGATGGTTCTGAACCCGACTCTTGTTGCAGCATCTCTGATGCGGTCAATTCTTCCtccgggtgtccactcacactacTCGGTTGATGATCCGGGCGAAGTTGTTCCTGCGTGTCTGTGTCGCATTATGTTGTTATCCTCCTCGCCCAAGTCTTCACAGAAGTCGTCAGCTTCTTTGGCCGTGTCGAATAATAGCTGTTTTCCTCTGTGGGTCACTTTTAATGTAGCAGGATAGATGAGGAAGTTTGAGATCCCTTTCGCATGCAGCTTACTTTGTGCCTCTACAAACTGTTGGCGTCTCTGCATGGTGTACGCACTGTAGTCTGCTTTAAAGCGAAGCGTTGCTGTTGTAGTGTCCTTAATTGGCCCAGTTTTCTGCGTCTGTCTTGCCCCATTGAGGATTGCTTGGCGATCTTGGTATCTCAGGCATTTGAAAATCATGGTGCGAGACCCCGAACTTTTCCCTTTCGCATAAATTTGATGTGCCCTCTCCAGTTCGATGATGGGTCTGTTCTGTAGAGTGGGTATCCACACGGGTAGCTGTCGTTGCAGGAATCCGATGGGATCATTTGCCTCGCGACCCTCCTGGAGCCCAGTGATGCGAATATTATTGCGATGAGACCGGTCTTCCAGCTCAGCTAGCGTCTGCTCGAGTTCTTTCTGGTCGCTAACACAGGCTTTGACCATTTTGATAATCTCCCGATTTTTCCTTGTGGTATCATCCACTTGTTGCTTAAGATCCTGCACGGTGGAGCCCTGTCTCTCGAGTTCAGTTCTGATGTGTTGCAGGGAGGTATTAATTTCTTGTAATGCTCCCTTCACTGCGTTTTGGACAACAAATTCGAGCATACTCTGTTGTTGCTGCAGGACTTgagcaatgatgccttccatgtttaGCTCCACGTTGTCGTTAGCTGTGTTAGCTGATCTTTGTTTCTCTGCTGCTAGCTTAGAGGATAAAGATGCTGCTTTTTTCGCTGATCGCTGCATTTTACTGGTTGTGTTGGTAGTTAAAAACAATTTCACCTGCTGATATAACGAAAAGACCTGATAATTTAGCAAATAAGTGGAGGTTTGTGAGGAGCCCTAGTCTTCAGTGTCCATTGCGGTTGTTGGTCACGTGACCTCCCCAAGGTTCTTGTTTTTACCCTGAGTACTTGAGTgccggggtggcatggtggtgtagtggttagcactgtcgcctcacagcaagaaggtcctgggctcgagcccagtggccggcaagggcctttctgtgtggagtttgcatgctgtctgcatgggtttcctccaggtgctctggtttcccccaaaggcatgcaggttaggctaattggtggctctaagttgatcacaggtgtgaatatgagcatgaatgggtgtctatgtgtcagccctgtgataacctggtgacttgtccagggtgtaccctgcctctcgcccatagttagctgggataggctccagcttgcctgcgaccctgtaggacaggataagtggctacagataatggatggatggatacttgagtgccaccaacaggtcaaagttggagttgcatttatacatgtaacttttgaaccgtattcaAATTTTCAAAACTGAGGTACCACTGGATTCCTTGGGTCAAGCCAAGTTCAATGCACATTGAACTCATTGATGTGATATTGGACTTTCCACCATTTCAGATTTTATCAAGAATGCTTCAGAGTTTTCACAGGTCACAAATTTTGTTCAACCTTAGCAATGCTTTGATATATCAAAACCAAACTTGGCAAATTGACTTGGGACTACATTTTGAggaagcgcgcacacacacacacaaaaaaaacaaaaaaaccctgtaatTTAATCACTTGGGTTGTGCGGTAAGCAAAAATGCCTTATGGCAAATAATTATtcctttatttaccttcattttttGTGTGGGTCTCATGATACTGTGCGAGGTCCCAAGGGGAAGTGCACTGATGTGGCTGAAAGCGTTTGTCCTTCACAGCCAACTGAAATTGgcagtgaagccaccaaacaggaagtgaggtcatatctCAGCTTTGATGTATGGATAACAAATTTGGTACATGAATCCAGGACCGCATTTTCAGGCAGCACAAAAACATTGCATTATTTGACCACTGGGAGCACTGCAATaagcaaaaacgtgttttggcTAATAACTATTGATGTGTTAGCCTTAAAAAGTAATTATTTTGTCTGCTAATACCAAGGGAGTTCCCAAAGCCAAGACATGCCAACTTTTCAAGTCAGCTTAATTGAGCCAACCATTATACTGGATTTTTTATTGAAAAGTTTAAATATTTTTCACAGGCCACGAATTTTGtccaatcttcaccaaatttggcacagatGGTCTGCAGACAAAGCCTCATGAAAGTTATCAGAccgatttttttttatattgaaaactgtacagggcggcacggtggtgtagtggttagcgctgtcgcctcacagcaagaaggtccgagttcgagccccgtggccggtgagggcctttctgtgtggagtttgtatgttctccctgtgtccgcgtgggtttcctccgggtgctccggtttcccccacagtccaaagacatgcaggttaggttaactggtgactctaaattgaccgtaggtgtgaatgtgagtgtgaatggttgtctgtgtctatgtgtcagccctgtgatgacctggcgacttgtccagggtgtaccccgccttttgcccgtagtcagctgggataggctccagcttgcctgcgaccctgtagaaggataaagcggctagagataatgagaggagatgagaaaaCTGTACAAATTCAGCGGCAAAGCTGCCAAACAGGAAGGCAGCTCAGATCTGGGCCAGTCTTTGGACAATCGACATGAAACTTGCCGTGAATAAAACATGCCCTTGACAAAATAACATTAAGTTTCCGTGGCAACTATACCCTGCTGGgtggcttggccccctcattgctgcatgCAGATATATTTTTAGTTGGTGCCTTACATTAGCTacatacagggtgtctcaaaaaaatgtactcacactttgaatgacaagaaaacctttatttatgaacatagagtgaaatggaatagcttcgaatacagaagacaaatgtaattgaagaatcatgttcgcaaatgttcaaattgatgaccattattgtccagacaacACTGATAACGTGCACCAAGGGATTCACAAATGTCATgaaacaggtcattaggaatatcgcgacattgtctttcaatttccaatttcaatgcatcaattgttcttggtttggtgcgatAAACTTTGTCTTTGAGATATCCCCACAAAAAGAAATccatgctgtgattaattaattacacctgcaacacaaaaaaggcagcatgttagggacagttaaagtgtgagtacatttttttgagacaccctgtatttACATTACTTTGATCAATATACCTGCAGAAATTATACAActacaatttattattttatttatatagttatactattaattaattaataaagctaTGCTTACTACTTTGACTTAGCCAATGTACTATTTAAAGTTGCACTTCAGGTAATATCATGTGAGTGTGCATCGCTAATATGGGCGAGGTGAGAGGCTCAGAGGTCTCTACTGCACAGGCTCTGGCTTCTATTTCCACAAGCTGATAGATCCCATTTTGAAAAGGGGaaatttcccccccaaaaaaaccttcAAAAACACACAGTAGGAGTGAATGGTATCATGTTGTCCActcatacagtatcagtcaaaagtttggacacatctaatcatgcataggtttttctgtattgtcagcattttctactttgtagaacagaactgaagatatcaaaactatgaaataatacatggaacatatatggaattatgtggtaaacaaaaaagtgttcaaagcaggtttcatattttagattcttcaaagtatccagcgtttaccttcatGACACTTCACAcagtattggcattatcttaaccagcttcatgaggtcgtcacctggaatgcttttcaattaacaggtgtgtccttgtcaaaagttacttagtgcaatttcttgccttcttaatgtgtttgagatcaaacagtaaatagtaaataataaaaaatacagtaaatagccctgttccacaactgtagtaatccatattatgtcaagaactgatcaactaagtaaaaagaaacgacatccatcattattttaagacatgaagtgctttttaattaataaaaacaaagaataacaattgaattaaaaggtgtccaaacatttgactggtactgtatatacagtcactgggttaatttttttttctgttacagTCACACACAAGCTCCAGTATTTCTACACTGCAGTCACACCAGGAATGAATTTCCCAGAGTACACTGATGTTGGTCTGGTTGATGGAGAGCCATTTGTGTACTATGACAGCAACATAAGGAAatacagcccaaaaacagagtggATAAAGAAGATCACTGATTCTGATGCAGACTACTGGAACAGCGGGACACAGGATCAGCAAGATGCAGAGGAGATCTACAAAGAAGATGTAGTTACACTAATGAAGCGCTTTAATCAGACTGAAGGTGAGACTGAAACACACTCAGCTTTTATCTCCTTTACAGCACGTTAATGTGTATTTACAGTAACCTCTCGAGATTTATAGATTCtacagaaatacaaaaaaaacctgcAACAGTTGTTCAACATAGACACATATAGAAAGTGGTCCTGCACATGAGTTCACCCTATTATCTTCCTTTTCCACCACAAACTGGTGAAGTGTCCTTTCTCACTTCATTTGAACTGGAACCTGGAAACTCCTGCTCCCTTGTGGAGCTCATTACAATTACACCTCTGTTTATCCACAGCTGTAAATTCAATAACGCATAATTCACCCTATTGTTGATCAGTGTCATTGgtgagtaggggagagcggggagacttgggatgggggagacttgggacagtttgtattctcataaattaatttcaaccaatcaggttttagatgatatcagaagttagatgttgccccttagagtaacctacttcctttgtatggaatcaattttgtgccaaaatgttcatacaatacttttgaaatatcaaacaaaaacaataaatcaaaattttaaaaaaagtccattttttttagactggcaaacaaattattcgtgtatcagtctattactcttcagaaaccttttatttttgttccgcgtctttctcagttttgtttgacgtaatttattttggttgcgattccagctttgttgtttgcgctccctgactttttgcttgcagctttggcacaaacttcacgtgtgagtgggctgtccaggaatgcattcccattggctaacttgtgtttgactgacagctacactcagtGATTcctccggaggctgttgcggccatttcctattctgattttggcggactgtttgacgaatgaccgatccattgatggtaaaaAAGGATCgaatggacttcagtggcgactatgatattgaattaattcaacaaagtgtaagtacgggacaaatgtgttgtatgtgttgcagtagtacacattatgcaggtgtgtttaacattagcaagacagctattatattgggtagtagagctaaggctaacatttgacttgccacgaaacacctgcataatgtgcactactgcaacacatacaacacatttgtcccgcacttacactttgttgaattaattcaatatcatagtcgccactgaagtccactcgatccttgtttaccgtcaatggatcggtcactcgccaaacagtccgccagaatccgagtaggaaatggccgcaacagcctccgggggaatggcagagcgtagctgtcagtcaaacacaagttagccaatgggaatgcattcctggacagcccacccacacgtgaagtttgtgccaaaactgcaagcaaaaagtcagggagcgcaaacgagaaagctggaatcgcaaccaaaataaattatgtcaaacaaaactgagaaagacgcagaacaaaaataaaaggtttctgaagagtaatagactgatattttgcacgattacacgaataatttgtttaccagtctaaaaaaaattgactttttataatttttaaaaaatttttgatttatcgtttttgtttgatatttcaaaagtattgtatgaatattttggcacaaaattgattccatacctttggagccatgaagatGGACAGTGCAGTAAGGTCTGTGCAATTCAATATTTTTGACAACCAAAACTTTTCTACTTATTTTCTACTTTGCCTCCACCTCCAtcctatggtgtaatgtatgctggtgaattcaggatttcttaggaattaaagtatgtagcctagaggtaacatatatatatatatatatatatatatatatatatatatatatatatatatatatatatatatatatatagtaatatttgttaaacttAAGTTCTGGGGAAAAGagatttaaggtttttttttttccaaaaggtccagatggggagagttgggacagttcatcatgttacaggtttttttcttgtggtttacaaatacaaaattgtttaaaaatgtttgttaaaaatgtgggcgtgtctctgcatgaggattaatcttatttcaatccgtcttgagaatggaactgttttgttgagtcgggttttgggtaaactgacatttttctatcgctgtaccagcattgtgtgttcatacagttcatatggtacaaattttgatcataaataaaaattaaacatgtaggcctaggtattttatttttgtgccATCTCTTCCCACTATGTCTCAAGTCTCCCAGcataatgtctcatgtctccctgcaaaaaataatgacagaaaaagtgaagcctgaatgcCAGTATATGTCACAAGCTGAGAAActcatgttgtggtaagagggtatagtaaacactctctaatgcaatatgaatgtgacgctacctgcagagaatttcacacaatctacaaaagctgaaaacgtgTCCCAACTCTCCCTGCTCCCCCCTCTCAGTGCCAATTGTGGGCATCTGTGATCTACAGAAGAAGCATTTGCTGTTTCCCCACCTTCACTGGTTGGTGGCTGTAGTGAGTGGGATTTGACTCAAATGGGAGCAAAtcagattaaaataaaaataataaaatgaatttATTGGGGGGGATCACTATGTAGCATCAGAAACAAGGCTAACATTTCAATAACTTTTCATAAGGTTATCAAAGCACATAACATTTCATACAGTAGTAATGTCACCACTGAGTTTCACATCACTGCAGGATTCTTCCTGATCAAACATCTGAACATCGGATCGTTAACATGCCTTCGTTAGCTGAATCAGGGAAACACTGAAACCTTAGGAATGCAAAGTCACTCTGATGtccattatctctctctctctctctctctctctctctctctctctctcacacacacacacacacacacacacacacacacacacacacacacacatatatatcagcATGAGTACTCTGCAGGTTGCGGGGTAGTGATTAGTGAAGTTTTGTTTCCTTAATTTAGTTGAAATAATAAAGTAAGAAAGTGTAGAAGGAGATAGATCAGCtcaactcagtgtgtgtgtgtgtgtgtgtgtgtgtgtgtgtgtgtgtaggagttcaCACACTACAGAGGCTGTACGGCTGTGAGATTGATGATGATGGGACTGTTAGAGGATATGATCAATTAGGTTATGATGGAGAAGATTTCATCAGTCTGGATCTGAAAACTGTCACCTGGACTGCAGCTAAACCTCAGGCTGTTATCAACAAATACAAACTGGATGCTACAGGAACTGCTGATTTTGACAAATACTATCTGGAGAACATCTGTATCGAGTGGTTACTGAAGTATGTGTCTTACAGCAGAGAGATTCTGGAGAGGAAAGGTAAAGTGTGTGATCTGCTCTGGTACTGTATCTGCaactgctgctcacacacactAACAAACTGAGAGGAGGCGCGTGTTACTGTCCttcagtgtatacacacacacagcactcctTCACTACAACACACACAGTACTAAATTAAACCATGTTTTACATCTGTGTAGCCAAAAATATTGATGACATGAAAATAACTTTGAATCTCACATCAAAAATCATGTTTCAGCATGTAACAGCACTAACCTTCTCACTCATAAATGAATAAACTTCACATTGTTAGTAtttatgtctctgtgtgtctctgcagATCGTCCTGAGGTATCCGTCTTCCAGAAACACTCGTCTCCAGAGGTGGTGTGTCACGCTACAGGTTTCTTCCCTAAAAGTGTGAATATCACCTGGCAGAAGGATGGAGAGGATGTGTATGAGGACGTGGAGCTCAGTGAGACGTTACCCAACCATGATGGAAGTTTCCAGGAGAGAAGCGTTCTGAAAGTCCCAGCTGAGGCGCTGCAGAAACACACCTACACCTGTGTGGTTCAGCACAGCAGCCTGGAGGAGGAGATAGTGATGCCTGTGAGCCAGATCCTGAGAGGTCGGagaaacattttgctataaaatagATTTATAGTGTGAACGCTGATTTATCAGAGCAGCAAATAATAAAGATTCTGTGGTGATTTAACAGGTGGAAGAGTGAATGTAGTGTTTGGTATCGTATTTGCTGCAGCTGTGgttcttgttgctgttgttggAATTCTCatctggaagaagaagaaatctgGTGAGAGAAGGCAGAAGTGATGTTTACAGAGAACAGATTTAGAAATGTTTAGACTTCAGTCTATACACTAATCTGATTGTCTCGAGAATTTTAGTTTCATTCTTATGCAGGTCAAAAGCAGTACAGGTTTTTATAATAATTCTTTGTCCATCATCTGTCTTTCAGGCTTCAAACCCATCACACAAAACATGCACAGTAAGTGAGCTTTTGATCAATCAACAGCATTTAAATCTAATTAACTGCTTATTTTTAATGTTGAGTCCAAATTTGAACTTTGAATCATTTGCAGGTTCAGAAGAAGAGAGTCTAAAAAGAACAAGAAGTCTTCTGGAATGAGAATGTAAGATATTTTTACAGTGTGATATGGAATTAGAAATATGGCTCTATAGTTTTAATCCAGCAGAAAATCCTGTGCTCACCttaaatatgttttgtttttttccccaggaGGCCAGGAAACATAATCAGCACGATGCACACTTTTTAGAGATTGTGCTTACAGGCCAAACGAAGGCCCCTCGCACCTCCATCACCAGATTAACAGAAGACCCCAAATTTAAAGAGCTTCACTGTTTAGGAAGCTTGTGAAATGCCTCCTGACATCAGTTAATTCATATCTCTAACATGTTCTAACCACATAAACCAAACTGGTGACCCTTATCTGGAATGGGGTTAAATTCTGTGCTGTGTCCTTGCTTATAAAAAGGGTTAAATTATTATGTACAATTTCTTAACATTTCCCAGCTACACCACACAGCATGCCCAAATCACTTGCAGAGGTtttagcaaacaaacaaatattacTGTTAAATTCATGTTCGAGTGCGTCTTTAGACAATATAAATATCCGTGGCATGCTTCCACTTTATGGATAAAAATTAACCCTTGTTGTTACTTTTagagtaaggcaaggcaagtttatttatatagcacatttcatacacagtggcagttcaatgtgctttacagaagtaaaagcaaaacggtaaacaatagaaaataaaattacataaaataaatggggaagaaaattaataagaattaaacaatagtagaaataaaataataaaatgagataaaagttcaattaaaaaaaacagcagaataaaatagaataaaagttaagtaaaatttaaaacatggagagactgtaaaagtaaagagtttaaaacatgtagagatggcaatattaataatttagcagaaagcatctgaaaacagcttggtctttagtctagatttgaagctgccaacagcaggagcatttttgatgtcctctggcagttggttccatagctgtactgcatagtagctaaaagctgcttcaccacactttattttaataacaggttttaacagtaaatttttctgttttgatctggtagatctgattgggttaggccgctgcaacatatcagagaggtaattgggccctgtaccatttagagatttgtacaccagcagcaatgctttaaagtcaattctgtagcttactgggagccagtgaagggaccttagaattggagtaatgtgttctgttctttttgttcgtgtgagaaccctagccgctgcattttgaaccagctgaagtcgtttgatggtcttttttggcaggcctgtgaaaaggccattgcagtaatcaaccctactagagatgaaggcatgtataagtttttccagatcattttttgacataagtcctcttagtttggaaatgttttttaggtggtaaaatgccgttttagtgattgctttcatatgcctctcaaaatttagctcgctgtcaatgaaaacaccaagatttttaaccatttcttttgttttaatcccctttgtgtcaagaatagtggtaatcctgagtctttcatctttttttccaaatagaattacttctgttttatctgtgttcagctgaagaaaattttgtgacatccagttgtaaaGAGCGCAAGGCCCTGTACAGCAAATCTGATCGTAATTTCTATTGAGTACAAATCGACTGATATCGACAACTGGCTCATGGTGCCAGAAAGAAAAGTTGTATTTTCATACCAAGACACATAATGCCAAGTGCACATATCACAACCAAGAATGACAATAACTAAGCAAtttaactcattttttttttttaaactgaaacgGAGTACATGAATGTATTTTAATGCTTACAAAAGCCAGGAACAAGAGAGTACATTCAAATCCCAAAttgtcagacattctgttgcatgtcccagacccggtgaaatgtaactgaattgttttggccagccctaagggtcccatctgcatctcatcattgctgaggagtgtgctcccatcacccaatcaagcatccagccagagcaggtcatgatattttttaccatattaacatgccattgttgtgtgttatgcctaatgtaaagactcttgtctctgcgggcctaccacacagatttaatacttgtcatttttagggcatacctaacaacctgtgttttctttctctctctcttccccccacaatgtgtccctctgagttacatgttgatcctgggattgagatgctggcctcttctgcccctcggacctgcttgatccatcctggtgccctgtgtctggttggagttttatcgcaccgctcctgtgaaggacggccccatgaggacagttgagggttatacctgttaaaactgttaatattatagtcaggctgtctgttgttgcccaaatgaggatgggttcccttttgagtctggttcctctcaaggtttcttcctcatgttgtctgagggagtttttccttgccaccgtcgccgcaggcttgctcattggggatagattagggataaaattagctcatgttttaagtcgttcaaattctgtaaagctgctttgcgacaatgtttattgttaaaagcgctatacaaataaacttgatttgatttgaaatccCATTTGCACAGATTCTCAGTAGTAGAGTTCACTACTCAGGTAAGACAGTGGAAACAGTCCAGAACCAGAACTGTAAGCAGACTGTATATCAGGTCAGTGTTGTCAGTTTGTAGTATGGTCTTTTTTAATTCAAATGATTTATACCAACAATATATCTTATATTTTTACATACTCTATTACAACTTTTTGTATATTTTGAGACTTTACAATTGACACTACTTTTAGCTTGTTCAGTAAATGTATAATACCCGTTTTACCCACTAGAGGGCGCGAAAAGGGTAATATAATGTTCAAGCCATTATGAAGTTTCTTCTCTGAGGTACAGGTGTAATTATATCTATAATTCATTTCTCCTT
Proteins encoded in this region:
- the LOC132900450 gene encoding BOLA class I histocompatibility antigen, alpha chain BL3-7-like: MARLYILMSALLGHSLFGHPSFAVTHKLQYFYTAVTPGMNFPEYTDVGLVDGEPFVYYDSNIRKYSPKTEWIKKITDSDADYWNSGTQDQQDAEEIYKEDVVTLMKRFNQTEGVHTLQRLYGCEIDDDGTVRGYDQLGYDGEDFISLDLKTVTWTAAKPQAVINKYKLDATGTADFDKYYLENICIEWLLKYVSYSREILERKDRPEVSVFQKHSSPEVVCHATGFFPKSVNITWQKDGEDVYEDVELSETLPNHDGSFQERSVLKVPAEALQKHTYTCVVQHSSLEEEIVMPVSQILRGGRVNVVFGIVFAAAVVLVAVVGILIWKKKKSGFKPITQNMHSSEEESLKRTRSLLE